In Oryza sativa Japonica Group chromosome 8, ASM3414082v1, the sequence GTACTCGTAGACAAGGAGGCAGTCCTCGTCCTCAgccgacgacgtcgtcgtcgccgccgcaacGCAGCAGCCAAGGAGGCGGACGATGTGGTCGTGGCGGAGCGGGGAGAGGATTGCGAGCTCCCTCAGGAAATCCCCCTTCCTGCGCGGAGATGCGCGTCTGATGGCCACCTCGCGCCGGTCGGGAAGCCTTCCCTTGTACATCATCATGCCAAAGCTGCGGCCTTCACCGATCTGCCTGTCCACGGCGAAGTTGTTGGTCGCCATCGCGAGCTGTGGCATGGTGAATTTCTCGCATTCGCCGTCCCCATGGAGTACCTAATATAAATAACACAAAAGCACAGAGTAGTGATGAGTTTCATCAAAAATAAGGAAGAGGTAGCTAGCTTGATCTACGATTCCTCTACCAGCCGTCGTTGAAGCAGGGACTGGGAGTCTGCAGAGGGAGATGCCATGGTCCTGCAATCGCCGTCGCCGGTTGAAATGAGCATTCTGTGGATCTGGTCGAGGCAGTGGATGATGTCGATGTGGCTGATGagcgggaggaagaggaggtagGAGTCGATCCTAGCCTGCACGCTCCTGATCTTGTCAGCCAGCCGCCCCGCCATCACGAACCGGTAGGTTGGGCCCTTGTGCTGGCAGCAAGTCACGAGCTGGTGAGCCTCCCGGAGCGTGTCCTCGAGCAAGGCCAGCGGCCGCAggacctccggccgccgcaccACCTCCGGGTGTTGCAGGTGCGGCAGCAGGTCGTAGATCATGGACGCGCGGACGGCGAGCTGCTCGCACTCCGCCTTGTTCCGGCGAGCCGTCGCGGCCGCCTGGATGATCT encodes:
- the LOC4345414 gene encoding putative serine/threonine-protein kinase-like protein CCR3, with translation MWGELGNAATVAQLVGADLGGLISKIIQAAATARRNKAECEQLAVRASMIYDLLPHLQHPEVVRRPEVLRPLALLEDTLREAHQLVTCCQHKGPTYRFVMAGRLADKIRSVQARIDSYLLFLPLISHIDIIHCLDQIHRMLISTGDGDCRTMASPSADSQSLLQRRLVLHGDGECEKFTMPQLAMATNNFAVDRQIGEGRSFGMMMYKGRLPDRREVAIRRASPRRKGDFLRELAILSPLRHDHIVRLLGCCVAAATTTSSAEDEDCLLVYEYIDNGTLYDHLHGSDGASSLVTTSWKTRIEILVGVSRAIEHLHSHAVPPVIHRDVKLSNILLDSSYAPRLSDFGLAVSCDEVECTAEMPILGTFEYMDPEYLSTGNLTPASDVYSFGVVMLELLTGKKAIHDEKHGAVVATSLVASVLPNMEAGDLMKELDRGPGLKPTPRQLKATEVVARTAVRCVHSQGKERPPMTEVVANLQEALDLLSLDE